The Panicum virgatum strain AP13 chromosome 5K, P.virgatum_v5, whole genome shotgun sequence genome has a window encoding:
- the LOC120708919 gene encoding uncharacterized protein LOC120708919 isoform X1 encodes MARALLLRVARYPPLPASSALPQPRLLPLRRHAPSPLRFGPFALPPSSSASTSSDAPSDGGGGRTGGEDGAGTGARVDYLGMSDEELMEQCEMGTFKASGPGGQHRNKRESAVRLKHRPTGIIAQAVEDRSQHMNRASALSRLRTLIALKVRRPINLEDYTPPVELLQILPLKSTVRGKDVGPQIGPNNSKFSPGMQALLDLLFAVEGSVSDAAKILGLSTGALSRLILSDDSLRTAANELRASKGLKPLR; translated from the exons ATGGCTCGAGCGCTGCTCCTGCGAGTAGCCCGCTACCCGCCCCTCCCGGCCTCATCCGCGCTCCCCCAGCCGCGGCTCCTGCCGCTCCGCCGACACGCGCCCTCCCCGCTCCGCTTCGGCCCCTTCGCGCTCCCCCCCTCCTCGTCCGCGTCCACCAGCTCGGATGCTCCCAgcgacggcgggggcggccgcACGGGGGGAGAGGATGGGGCGGGGACCGGCGCCCGCGTCGACTACTTGGGGATGAGCGACGAGGAGCTCATGGAGCAGTGCGAGATGGGCACGTTCAAGGCGTCCGGCCCCGGCGGCCAGCACCGCAACAAGCGCGAGTCCGCCGTCCGCCTCAAACACCGCCCCACCGGCATCATCGCCCAG GCTGTGGAGGATCGGTCACAACATATGAACCGGGCATCAGCTTTGTCTCGGCTTCGAACCCTCATTGCTCTTAAAG TTAGGAGGCCGATAAACCTTGAGGACTACACTCCACCTGTTGAGCTTCTTCAGATATTGCCCCTGAAGTCCACCGTTCGAGGAAAAGACGTTGGCCCACAAATTGGTCCAAATAACTCAAAATTTTCTCCG GGAATGCAAGCTCTATTAGATCTGCTGTTTGCTGTTGAAGGTTCTGTTTCAGATGCAGCAAAGATTTTAGG CCTAAGCACTGGTGCTTTGTCAAGATTGATCCTGTCAGATGATTCTCTCCGAACAGCTGCAAATGAACTGCGAGCTTCGAAG GGACTGAAGCCTCTAAGATGA
- the LOC120708919 gene encoding peptide chain release factor 2 isoform X2: protein MARALLLRVARYPPLPASSALPQPRLLPLRRHAPSPLRFGPFALPPSSSASTSSDAPSDGGGGRTGGEDGAGTGARVDYLGMSDEELMEQCEMGTFKASGPGGQHRNKRESAVRLKHRPTGIIAQAVEDRSQHMNRASALSRLRTLIALKVRRPINLEDYTPPVELLQILPLKSTVRGKDVGPQIGPNNSKFSPPKHWCFVKIDPVR from the exons ATGGCTCGAGCGCTGCTCCTGCGAGTAGCCCGCTACCCGCCCCTCCCGGCCTCATCCGCGCTCCCCCAGCCGCGGCTCCTGCCGCTCCGCCGACACGCGCCCTCCCCGCTCCGCTTCGGCCCCTTCGCGCTCCCCCCCTCCTCGTCCGCGTCCACCAGCTCGGATGCTCCCAgcgacggcgggggcggccgcACGGGGGGAGAGGATGGGGCGGGGACCGGCGCCCGCGTCGACTACTTGGGGATGAGCGACGAGGAGCTCATGGAGCAGTGCGAGATGGGCACGTTCAAGGCGTCCGGCCCCGGCGGCCAGCACCGCAACAAGCGCGAGTCCGCCGTCCGCCTCAAACACCGCCCCACCGGCATCATCGCCCAG GCTGTGGAGGATCGGTCACAACATATGAACCGGGCATCAGCTTTGTCTCGGCTTCGAACCCTCATTGCTCTTAAAG TTAGGAGGCCGATAAACCTTGAGGACTACACTCCACCTGTTGAGCTTCTTCAGATATTGCCCCTGAAGTCCACCGTTCGAGGAAAAGACGTTGGCCCACAAATTGGTCCAAATAACTCAAAATTTTCTCCG CCTAAGCACTGGTGCTTTGTCAAGATTGATCCTGTCAGATGA
- the LOC120708922 gene encoding PHD finger protein ALFIN-LIKE 6-like isoform X2: MDGGGSGAAPYAARTAEEVFRDYRARRAGMIKALTTDVDKFFKLCDPEKENLCLYGYPNETWEVTLPAEEVPPEIPEPALGINFARDGMNEKDWLALVAVHSDSWLLSVAFYFGARFGFDKEARRRLFSMINNMPTIFEVVTGTGSAKKQTKEKTPNSSSKSNRPSSKVSRAESRSKAKVPKDGEESGDDDGDEEAEEHDNTLCGTCGTNDGKDQFWICCDNCEKWYHGKCVKITPARAEHIKQYKCPDCTNKRARA, encoded by the exons ATGGACGGCGGGGGCTCCGGGGCGGCGCCGTACGCGGCGCGCACCGCGGAGGAGGTCTTCCGCGACtaccgcgcccgccgcgccggcatGATCAAGGCCCTCACCACCG ATGTGGACAAGTTCTTCAAGCTCTGCGACCCCG AAAAGGAGAACTTGTGCCTTTATGGGTATCCCAATGAGACGTGGGAGGTTACCTTGCCAGCTGAGGAAGTGCCCCCAGAGATCCCGGAGCCAGCATTAGGCATCAACTTTGCTAGGGATGGCATGAATGAGAAGGACTGGCTGGCGCTAGTTGCAGTTCACAGCGATTCCTGGTTACTGTCTGTTGCATTCTACTTTGGTGCCCGGTTTGGGTTTGACAAAGAAGCTAG GAGGCGACTCTTTAGCATGATAAACAACATGCCTACAATATTTGAGGTAGTGACAGGAACAGGATCGGCCAAGAAGCAGACAAAGGAGAAGACGCCTAACAGTAGCAGCAAGAGCAACAGGCCTAGTTCAAAAGTG TCAAGAGCTGAGTCTCGTTCAAAGGCCAAGGTCCCCAAAGATGGAGAAGAGAGTGGCGACGATGATGGGGATGAGGAGGCGGAAGAGCACGACAACACCCTGTGTGGAACTTGCGGAACCAACGATGGCAAGGACCAGTTCTGGATCTGCTGTGATAACTGCGAGAAGTGGTACCATGGCAAGTGCGTCAAGATCACGCCCGCCCGAGCTGAGCATATCAAGCAGTACAAGTGCCCGGATTGCACCAACAAGAGGGCCAGGGCATGA
- the LOC120708922 gene encoding PHD finger protein ALFIN-LIKE 6-like isoform X1, whose product MDGGGSGAAPYAARTAEEVFRDYRARRAGMIKALTTDVDKFFKLCDPEKENLCLYGYPNETWEVTLPAEEVPPEIPEPALGINFARDGMNEKDWLALVAVHSDSWLLSVAFYFGARFGFDKEARRRLFSMINNMPTIFEVVTGTGSAKKQTKEKTPNSSSKSNRPSSKVQSRAESRSKAKVPKDGEESGDDDGDEEAEEHDNTLCGTCGTNDGKDQFWICCDNCEKWYHGKCVKITPARAEHIKQYKCPDCTNKRARA is encoded by the exons ATGGACGGCGGGGGCTCCGGGGCGGCGCCGTACGCGGCGCGCACCGCGGAGGAGGTCTTCCGCGACtaccgcgcccgccgcgccggcatGATCAAGGCCCTCACCACCG ATGTGGACAAGTTCTTCAAGCTCTGCGACCCCG AAAAGGAGAACTTGTGCCTTTATGGGTATCCCAATGAGACGTGGGAGGTTACCTTGCCAGCTGAGGAAGTGCCCCCAGAGATCCCGGAGCCAGCATTAGGCATCAACTTTGCTAGGGATGGCATGAATGAGAAGGACTGGCTGGCGCTAGTTGCAGTTCACAGCGATTCCTGGTTACTGTCTGTTGCATTCTACTTTGGTGCCCGGTTTGGGTTTGACAAAGAAGCTAG GAGGCGACTCTTTAGCATGATAAACAACATGCCTACAATATTTGAGGTAGTGACAGGAACAGGATCGGCCAAGAAGCAGACAAAGGAGAAGACGCCTAACAGTAGCAGCAAGAGCAACAGGCCTAGTTCAAAAGTG CAGTCAAGAGCTGAGTCTCGTTCAAAGGCCAAGGTCCCCAAAGATGGAGAAGAGAGTGGCGACGATGATGGGGATGAGGAGGCGGAAGAGCACGACAACACCCTGTGTGGAACTTGCGGAACCAACGATGGCAAGGACCAGTTCTGGATCTGCTGTGATAACTGCGAGAAGTGGTACCATGGCAAGTGCGTCAAGATCACGCCCGCCCGAGCTGAGCATATCAAGCAGTACAAGTGCCCGGATTGCACCAACAAGAGGGCCAGGGCATGA
- the LOC120708921 gene encoding probable methyltransferase At1g29790, whose amino-acid sequence MGIMEGYPRKPSTQHQSQMDALPAGASSSSSSSATHAPPAPHHVTSKKRHYSDRTKILLLFLLTNSVSILLSVSFSHVTGVGSGGGGSALDFALSVLSSSQSLAVDLHRRVEATDAIIKRLISNSGRMKREEPPPQLTPEEELKLALGPHTLPFSYTPNLDSDKLYPAVGAACHRHRGELRRYMTYNVTGDCPSDAALAESLMLRGCEPLPRRRCRARGPAGFPDPTPFPESLWAIPPDKSVSWGPYSCKNYSCLVGRARRPGTGSHDHDCEACFDLAGKEQRRWVGDGGGELDYDIDTVLASKPRGTIRVGLDIGGGTGTFAARMAERGVTVVTTTLDLGAPFGAFVASRGLVPLHLGAVAGRLPFFDGTLDVVHSAHVLGRWIPGEVLDLELYDIYRVLRPGGIFWLDHFFCTGKEMTEVYVPIIEKVGFRKLRWNTGRKLDKGPNADEWYISALLERPMM is encoded by the coding sequence ATGGGGATCATGGAAGGCTATCCAAGAAAACCAAGCACCCAACACCAGTCTCAAATGGACGCACTCCCAGCCggcgcaagcagcagcagcagcagcagcgccacccATGCACCGCCGGCGCCTCACCACGTTACGTCCAAGAAGAGGCACTACTCCGACCGCACCAagatcctcctcctcttcctcctcaccAACTCCGTCTCCATCCTCCTGTCCGTCTCCTTCTCCCACGTCACCGGCgtagggagcggcggcggcggctcggcgctcGACTTCGCGCTCAGCGTGCTCTCCTCCAGCCAAAGCCTCGCCGtcgacctccaccgccgcgtcgAGGCCACCGACGCGATCATCAAGCGGCTCATCTCCAACTCCGGCAGGATGAAGCGGGAGGAGCCCCCGCCCCAGCTGACGCCCGAGGAGGAGCTCAAGCTCGCGCTCGGCCCGCACACGCTCCCGTTCAGCTACACCCCGAACCTCGACTCCGACAAGCTGTACCCGGCGGTCGGCGCCGcgtgccaccgccaccgcggcgaGCTCAGGAGGTACATGACGTACAACGTGACCGGCGACTGCCCGTCCGACGCGGCGCTCGCCGAGAGCCTGATGCTGCGGGGCTGCGAGCCGCTGCCGAGGCGCCGGTGCCGGGCGCGCGGCCCCGCCGGGTTCCCGGACCCGACGCCGTTCCCGGAGAGCCTGTGGGCCATCCCGCCGGACAAGTCCGTCTCGTGGGGGCCCTACTCGTGCAAGAACTACTCGTGCCTCGtgggccgcgcccgccgcccgggGACGGGGAGCCACGACCACGACTGCGAGGCCTGCTTCGACCTCGCCGGCAAGGAGCAGCGCCGCTGggtcggggacggcggcggggagctcgaCTACGACATCGACACCGTGCTGGCGTCCAAGCCGCGGGGCACGATACGGGTCGGGCTCGACATCGGCGGCGGTACGGGCACGTTCGCGGCGCGCATGGCCGAGCGCGGCGTCACCGTGGTGACGACGACCCTCGACCTCGGCGCGCCGTTCGGGGCCTTCGTGGCGTCCCGCGGGCTCGTCCCGCTCCAcctcggcgccgtcgccgggcgGCTCCCGTTCTTCGACGGGACGCTGGACGTCGTGCACTCGGCGCACGTGCTGGGCCGGTGGATCCCCGGCGAGGTGCTGGACCTGGAGCTGTACGACATCTACCGCGTGCTCCGGCCGGGCGGGATATTCTGGCTGGACCACTTCTTCTGCACCGGGAAGGAGATGACGGAGGTGTACGTGCCCATCATCGAGAAGGTCGGGTTCCGGAAGCTCCGGTGGAACACCGGCAGGAAGCTCGACAAGGGGCCCAACGCCGACGAGTGGTACATCTCGGCTCTGCTGGAGAGGCCCATGATGTGA